The nucleotide sequence CCTTCGCCTCCGGGTACGGCCCCACTAAGCTATCCAGATAGCGGGATTCGAACTTGTGGGTATCTCGCGCCAGTACCTCTAAATCGCTCACCCCGTAATAACTGGCCCCTGCCTTAAACACATCCCGAAAGGTCAGGGCAGCTAGGGTCGTGTAACCTCCCGCACTGCTGCCGTCGATCGCGAGGCGATCGCCATCCGCCAAGCCGCGCTCCACTAAATACAGGGCACCATTGGCGCAATCATCCACATCCACAACGCCCCACTGACCCTTCAACTGCTCTCGATAAGCCTGCCCGTAGCCCGTACTGCCGCCATAATTCACATCCAACACCGCCCAGCCGCGACTGGTCCAATATTGAATCCGCCAATCGAGACTGGCTGCTGTTGCCGCTGTGGGGCCGCCGTGACTCTTCACCAATAGCGGCGGCTGTTCGCCTGCTGGAGCTGCAAAATCGGGATTGCTGGGGGGGTAATAGAAGGCGTACGCGGTGCGATCGCCACTCGTGGGGAACTCAATTTCCTCCGGCACCGAAAGGTAGGCTTCCTCCACCGACACCGTACTGGCTCGACGCAGCTCCTCAATCTCCAGCGTGGCTAAATCTAAACGCACGATCGCCGCAGACTGTTGGGCCGAAGCGGCGATCGACACCGCTTGCCCCGCTCCCACCTGCAGGCCCCCCATCTGGGAAAACGGGACTGGAATTTCGGTAACGGCTAGCGTGTCGAGATTGAGACGCGCCAAATGTCCGAGACCTTGGTGGTTGTAGGCACAAATGAGGGAGTTTGCCGATTCGAAGCCGTAGGTGGACATGCGAAACACCCAATGGGGCAAGCCAAATTCGGCCTCCATCGGCAGCAGGGGCTCTACGCTGTTCCCCCGCCAGCGATACAAATTCCACCAGCCACTGCGATCGCTGACAAAGGTCAACACTCCATCCGGCGACCATTCCGGTTGCACGATGGCTTCTTGCAACCCACCCGCGATCTTCTGCGAATTTGCGATCGAGCCATCAGAAGCGATCGCCCCCAGCCAAAGCTCAGTACCATCCCAGGGCATATTGGGATGATTCCAGCACAGCCAAGCCAGTTGCGAACCGTCGGGGCTGAGTCGGGGGGAAGAATAAAAATCGGCTCCAGCCACCAGAATCGTTCCCACGCTTTCTGCATTGAGATCGACTCCCACGATCGCATTGATAGGCTCCCGACCCGCTTGACTGTGGTCTTCCCTCACGCAAATCAGTCGCTGTCGGCGGTCATCCAATACCCCATCGGCATAGCGCAAATCTGTTCCCTCGGGCGAGATCGGTGCAGCGGACTGTCCGGCAGTTTGGCGATAGAGTCGCTGGTCGGCAAAGTTGGAGAAATACACCGTCGAGTCGCTGACGATGAAGGCTCCGCCACCATATTCGTGAACGCGGGTACGCGCGTTAAAGGATTCCTCCAGCACATCTACATCGGTTCCATCGGGGGAGCGACGGACGATCGCCTGACGTCCCCCTTCAGCGGGACGCCCTTCGCTCCAATAAATATCGGAGCCATCCAGCCGAATTTCCCCCAGTCTCAAGCTGTCCGCCACGATCGCCTCTGACGTGATGGGGGATTTCCAGGAACCATAGGGAGCAATGCGCGCTGCAGCCATGCCAGTTTTGCCTTTCTGAGTCACCTCTATCAGTTCAGAGCATAAGCGCTGGCGATGGGGTTGGAAAGATTGGGGCTAAGCGACCTGCCCGCCGATGAGAGCGTGACGGATATGAGATGCTGGTGGCAGATGGAGCCCGATCGGGAACTGGTGAGCCTTGCGCGTCGGAATTGTCGGGACTGGATATGCTGCACGCCTG is from Synechococcus sp. PCC 7336 and encodes:
- a CDS encoding prolyl oligopeptidase family serine peptidase; translation: MAAARIAPYGSWKSPITSEAIVADSLRLGEIRLDGSDIYWSEGRPAEGGRQAIVRRSPDGTDVDVLEESFNARTRVHEYGGGAFIVSDSTVYFSNFADQRLYRQTAGQSAAPISPEGTDLRYADGVLDDRRQRLICVREDHSQAGREPINAIVGVDLNAESVGTILVAGADFYSSPRLSPDGSQLAWLCWNHPNMPWDGTELWLGAIASDGSIANSQKIAGGLQEAIVQPEWSPDGVLTFVSDRSGWWNLYRWRGNSVEPLLPMEAEFGLPHWVFRMSTYGFESANSLICAYNHQGLGHLARLNLDTLAVTEIPVPFSQMGGLQVGAGQAVSIAASAQQSAAIVRLDLATLEIEELRRASTVSVEEAYLSVPEEIEFPTSGDRTAYAFYYPPSNPDFAAPAGEQPPLLVKSHGGPTAATAASLDWRIQYWTSRGWAVLDVNYGGSTGYGQAYREQLKGQWGVVDVDDCANGALYLVERGLADGDRLAIDGSSAGGYTTLAALTFRDVFKAGASYYGVSDLEVLARDTHKFESRYLDSLVGPYPEAKAVYEARSPIHFTDELSCPIIFLQGSEDKIVPPNQAELMVEALRVKGLPVAYVLFEGEQHGFRQAKNIKRALDGEMYFYARVFGFELADDLEPVAIENL